One Natronomonas gomsonensis genomic window, GAATCCCTTGAGGTCGGCCGGCAGCAACTCGGCGTGTTCGATGCGGTGGCGGGTCTCGGAGTCTTCCGGGAGGGCGTCGAGGGCGACCTCGATTGCCTCGTCACCGATGGCGTGGACGGCCAACTGCATCCCGAGTTCGTCGACGCGGTCGGCGATATCGGCCAATTCCTCGGGGTCGACGACCCACTCGCCGGTCCCCTCGTGGTCGGCGTAGGGTTCCGAGAGCTTCGCCGTTCCCGCACCCAGCGACCCGTCAGTGTAGGTCTTGATGCCGCCGACGGAGACGCAGGCGCCGCCGTGGTTCGTCACAAGCCCCGTCTCTTCGACCGCATCGAGGTGGTCGGCCCAGTAGTACAGTCGCACGCGCAAATCGAGGTCGTCTTCTACGGCCAACGAACGATAGGCTGCCGGAGCGTCCGAGTGCCGCACCATGTCGTGGACGCCCGTCACGCCGAGTCGATGGGCGCGGTCGCGGGCAGCCTCGACGAGTCGTTTCGTCTCGGCGCGTCCGGGTGCGGTCTCCATCCGCAGGAACTCGGCGGCGTCCTCGGTGACGACGCCGGTCGGATCGCCCGCTTCGCGCTGGATTCCGTCTTCGGGTAAGGACTCCGCGTATCTGTCGAGGACGACCGAGTTCACCGAGGCGGTGTGGAGGTCCTCCCGGAAGGCGACGACCGGCCGGTCACTCGACACCTCGTCTAACTCCTCGCGGGTGAGATAGCGGTCGTCGTCCCACGACGATTCGTCGTAGCCGTAGCCAAGAATCCACTCTTCGTCCGGCGCTTCCCGAAGACGGTCGAGTGCTGCCGTCCGGTCGTCGGTCGCGAGGTCGGCGTGAACGAGTCGCCGCCCGACGATTTCCATGTGGGTGTGGGCGTCGATGAATCCCGGCAGCAGGACACCACCGTCGCAGTCGATGACCTCGGTGTCGACGCCCTCCAGAAACCCGATTTCGTAGGCGGAGTCGACGCGGACAATTCGGCCGTCTCGGACGGCGACGGCCTCGTGTGTTTCGTCGGGGTCGGCCAGCGTGTGTACCTCGGCGTTCGTGAAGATGCGGTCCGCCGCCTGTGTCATACCGGAGTGCGGTCCGGAACGGATATTAATCTGGTCGCTCCCTCGTTCGGTCGACCGCCCCGTCACCGGGACGGAAACCCTTAGTCGCCCGCCCGCAACTCGATGATATGGACACAGAGGAACTCGTCGAAGGCGTACAGGACGGCGAGTTACGCCTACACGAACTCGAACAGCACGCCGACGCCGACGCTGCGGCCGAGGCGCGTCGACT contains:
- a CDS encoding amidohydrolase — translated: MTQAADRIFTNAEVHTLADPDETHEAVAVRDGRIVRVDSAYEIGFLEGVDTEVIDCDGGVLLPGFIDAHTHMEIVGRRLVHADLATDDRTAALDRLREAPDEEWILGYGYDESSWDDDRYLTREELDEVSSDRPVVAFREDLHTASVNSVVLDRYAESLPEDGIQREAGDPTGVVTEDAAEFLRMETAPGRAETKRLVEAARDRAHRLGVTGVHDMVRHSDAPAAYRSLAVEDDLDLRVRLYYWADHLDAVEETGLVTNHGGACVSVGGIKTYTDGSLGAGTAKLSEPYADHEGTGEWVVDPEELADIADRVDELGMQLAVHAIGDEAIEVALDALPEDSETRHRIEHAELLPADLKGFDTVASMQPNFLRWAREDGLYERRLGAERTAESNRFADVLDANVPLAFGSDCMPLDPLFGVQQAVTAPEPSQRLSVTEALKAYTSGAAYAGHDEDRFGTVEVGKRADFVVLEESPWTVDAGAIADIDISMTVVDGEVVYRA